One Terriglobales bacterium genomic window, CGTCGAAGAAACGGCGGAGGTCGGCCCACAGGGCTTCGTCCACGCCGTGCGATTCCCGGGTCATGCGCTCGGCGAAGCGCAGTGAGATCTTTTCCTTTTCGTCGAAGTCGGAGCGATTCTCGAACTCGGCCAGGTGATCGAGCTGCTCCTGGCTCCAGCCCAGCCGCCTTGCCAAGGCGGTGTGGGAGGACAGTCAATACTCGCAGTCGTTCATCTGGGAGGTGCGGACGATGACCAGCTCTTTCAGCTTGGCGGGCACCGTGCCGCTTTCCATGACCGCGCGGAAGTGGGCCACCAGGGTGCGTAGGATCTCCGGGCGGTGGGCCACGGTGCGGAACATGTTGGGGACATTGCCCCGGGCCTTGAGGTAGTGGTCATAGATGGCGCCGCTGTCGGCGTCCACCTGCGACTTGTCGAGACGGGAGATGCGCATGGGCTGGCGGCCGGCTCCCGGGCCGGGACTCGTCGGCTCCGCGCCACGTTCCCTGCGGGAGCCGCCACCCGGGCCGGGGCGGGAACTACTTCTTGAAGGACTGGATGGCCGTGGCTTCGTCGTCCTTCACGTCGAAGACGGTATAGAGCTTGGTGATCTGCAGCAGGTCGTGCACCTTCTTGGTCAGGTTCAGCAGCTTCAGTTCGCCGCCCTGGTTGCGGACGGTGGTGAAGGCGCTGACCAGCTCCCCGATGCCCGAGCTGTCGATGTAGGTCACGTCTCCCAGGTTGAGCAGGATCTTCTTGATTCCCTTGGCGATGAGGTCGCGGATGCTGTCGCGCAGCAGAACGCTGCCTTCCCCAAGCGTGATGCGCCCGCTCAGGTCCAGCACCGTGACGCCGTCCACCTCGCGTTGACTGGCCTTCATGCTCACTGCGTCTCCTCCTTGACGCCGGGAGACGCGCTCCCGACGTGCTTGATCAAAGTAATCTCGGTACCCGGTCCCAGCGCGCGGAACCGCACTTCATCCATAAACGACCGGATCAGGAAGATGCCCCGTCCGGATTGCTTCAACAGGTTTTCCGGGGCCAGCGGATCCGGGATGTTCTTCGGGTCCAGCCCGTTGCCCTGGTCGGCGATGGTGATGACCAGGGAGTCGCCCGTGTTCTCATAAGAAACGGTCATCTTCTTCTGTGGATTCGAGCCGTTGCCGTGCAGCACGGCGTTCACCGCCGCCTCGCGCACCGCGATGGCAATACGATAGCGGTCCTCCTCGCTGAAACCCGCGCTGGTCGCGAGCTTCGCGGCGGCGTCCTCGGCCATGTCGACGCTGTCCAGGGTTGAGTCCAGCGTGTAGGAGACCCGCTTCTCGGTCATCTTAAGAATGCTTGTTCCTGGCGTTATCCCCGGCGCGCAGGCCTCGTCGCGCGGGGCTCCGACGCTGCCGGCCCTGGAGACCCACGGAAACGTGCCTCTTCCGGGAATTCGGTAGTGTGCCTGTCGGGTGCGGAAATGTCAACGCAAAGCCCAGTGGCTCCGCTGGGTCCGGCTCCCATCCTGCTTCGGAGAAACCCGGCGCGTGCCTCACTAACCACTAACTCCGGCGCCTCGAGCGCTGGTATTCTCCAAATGGAATGCCTGGTCTGGCACTCTCCGAGCTGCTGGGCGTGCCGGTGCTGGATCCTGCCGGCGCGGTCGGCGGACGTGTGCGCGAGGTCGCGGTGGCGCCCCAGGAGGACACCGCGAGCGTGGCCTGCCTGATCGTGAAGACCGCCTCCGGCGATCGCATGCTGGGGCGCGACGTGCTAGCTGCGGTGGGCGGCGGAACGGTGCGCGCCGCGGCCCTGGCCGCCGACTGGCCTCCCTTCGTCGGCGGGGAGGGGCTGTTGCTCCTGGAACGCGACCTGCTCGACCAGCAGATCATCGACGTCCACGGCCGCAAGGTGGTGCGCGTGAACGACGTGGACCTGTATCCCGAGCTCATCAATCAGCTCGTGGTGCTGCGTATCGGCGAAGTGGACGTGGGTGCGCGCGGCGCCGTGCGCCGCCTGCTCAAGGGAGTGGTGCCGGCGCGGGCTCTGCGCCTGCTACTCGCCAAGATTCCCCAGCACGCCATTCCCTGGGAGTTCGTGGACCTGATCGAGACCGACCCGGCGCGGCGGGTGAAGCTGAAGATCTCCCACGACCGTCTGGCGAAGCTGCACCCGGCGGATATCGCCGACATTTTGGAAGAGCTGGCGCCCGCCGAGCGCGAGGCCGTCTTTGAGACCCTGGACGAAGAGGTCGCCGCCGGCGCCCTGGAGGAGATCGAGCCCAAGCTCCAGGTTTCCATCATGGAGTCCCTCGATTCCGACCGCGCCGCCGACATCATGGAGGAGATGAACCCCGCCGCCGCCGCCGACCTGCTGGGCGACCTCTCCGAGGAGACCTCCGAAGAGATCTTGGAGGAGATGCAGCCGGCCGAGCGCGAGGAAGTGTCCGAGCTCCTGGAGTTCAAGGAAAACACCGCCGCCGGCCGCATGACCACCGACTATCTGTACTTCGCATCCAGCGCCACGGTCGAGGACGCCATCCAGGCCCTGGGCTCCTACGAAGGAGCGCCCGAGACCTTGAGCGCCGTCTACGTAGTGGACCACGACGAGAAGCTCGTTGGCGCCGTCTCCCTGGCCAGCCTGGCCATGGCGCGGGAGGAGACCCAGCTTTCTGCATTGATCACCCAGCCCGTCATCTCCTGCCCGGCCGGCGCCGGCGAGAAGGATGTGGTCGAGCTCTTCGATAAGTACAACCTGCTGAGCTTGCCGGTGGTGGACGAGCAAGGCCGCTTGTCCGGAGTGATCACCGCCGACGTAGTGATCAACCTGCTACGCAGCAAGCTGTAGCGCGCTTCGAAATGCGCGACCCGTTGGGCCGAAAGGGAACTGAGTTCTGAGCACTGGCGACCGATCATGAAATGGCTGAAGCACTGGAAGACCCGGATCCTGCTCTTCTTGGCCGTGCTGGGCCCGGGCTTCATCACCGCGAATGTGGACAACGATGCCGGCGGCATCTACACCTACTCCTTTGCCGGAGCTCACTTCGGGTACCTCCTGCTTTGGACCATCATTCCCATGACCTTGGCCCTCATCGTGGTGCAGGAGATGGCGGCCCGCATGGGCGCGGTCACCGGCAAAGGGCTGAGCGACCTCATCCGCGAGGAGTTCGGCCTGCGCATCACCTTCCTCATGATGGTGGCGCTGGTGATCACCAACTTCTTCAACGTCATCGCGGAGTTCGCCGGCGTCGCTACCAGCCTGGAGTTGTTCGGCCTTTCCCGCTATTTCACCGTTCCCGCCGCCGCCGTTCTGGTGTGGCTCCTGGTGGTGAAGGGGAACTACAAGACGGTGGAGAAGGTCTTCCTGATCGCCTCGTTCTTCTATCTTTCCTATATCGTGGCCGGGATCCTTTCGCGTCCCAAGTGGGATGAAGCTCTGTTCCGTACCGTGACTCCGCCGGCGCACTCCCTGTTCGCCGACTCCGCCTATCTCTACCTCACCGTGGGCATTATCGGCGCCACCATCGCGCCCTGGATGCAGTTCTATCTGCAGTCCTCGATCGTGGAGAAGGGGATCACCGAGCGGCAATATCGGGCGGCCCGCATCGACGTCTTTGTCGGCTCCATCTTCACCGACATCGTCGCCGCCTTCATCATCATGGCCTGCGCCGCGACCCTGTACGTCCACGGACATCACCAGATCAGCAGCGCTGCCGACGCCGCGGAAGCCCTGCGCCCGTTTGCCGGTCAGTGGACCTTCTTCCTCTTCGCCGCTGGGCTGTTCAACGCCTCCCTCTTTGCCGCCTGCATCCTCCCCCTCTCCACCGCCTACACCATCTGTGAGGGGCTGGGCTTCGAGTCGGGAGTGGACAAGGGGTTCCGCGAGGCCCCGTTCTTCTACTGGCTCTACACCGTCCTCATCGCCGCCGGCGCCGGCGTCATCCTGTGGCCCGGTCTGCCCCTGCTCAAGGTGGCGGTCTTCTCCCAGGTGCTGAACGGCAT contains:
- a CDS encoding carboxymuconolactone decarboxylase family protein; protein product: MRISRLDKSQVDADSGAIYDHYLKARGNVPNMFRTVAHRPEILRTLVAHFRAVMESGTVPAKLKELVIVRTSQMNDCEY
- a CDS encoding STAS domain-containing protein produces the protein MSMKASQREVDGVTVLDLSGRITLGEGSVLLRDSIRDLIAKGIKKILLNLGDVTYIDSSGIGELVSAFTTVRNQGGELKLLNLTKKVHDLLQITKLYTVFDVKDDEATAIQSFKK
- a CDS encoding ATP-binding protein, which translates into the protein MTEKRVSYTLDSTLDSVDMAEDAAAKLATSAGFSEEDRYRIAIAVREAAVNAVLHGNGSNPQKKMTVSYENTGDSLVITIADQGNGLDPKNIPDPLAPENLLKQSGRGIFLIRSFMDEVRFRALGPGTEITLIKHVGSASPGVKEETQ
- a CDS encoding CBS domain-containing protein; translated protein: MPGLALSELLGVPVLDPAGAVGGRVREVAVAPQEDTASVACLIVKTASGDRMLGRDVLAAVGGGTVRAAALAADWPPFVGGEGLLLLERDLLDQQIIDVHGRKVVRVNDVDLYPELINQLVVLRIGEVDVGARGAVRRLLKGVVPARALRLLLAKIPQHAIPWEFVDLIETDPARRVKLKISHDRLAKLHPADIADILEELAPAEREAVFETLDEEVAAGALEEIEPKLQVSIMESLDSDRAADIMEEMNPAAAADLLGDLSEETSEEILEEMQPAEREEVSELLEFKENTAAGRMTTDYLYFASSATVEDAIQALGSYEGAPETLSAVYVVDHDEKLVGAVSLASLAMAREETQLSALITQPVISCPAGAGEKDVVELFDKYNLLSLPVVDEQGRLSGVITADVVINLLRSKL
- a CDS encoding Nramp family divalent metal transporter, which gives rise to MKWLKHWKTRILLFLAVLGPGFITANVDNDAGGIYTYSFAGAHFGYLLLWTIIPMTLALIVVQEMAARMGAVTGKGLSDLIREEFGLRITFLMMVALVITNFFNVIAEFAGVATSLELFGLSRYFTVPAAAVLVWLLVVKGNYKTVEKVFLIASFFYLSYIVAGILSRPKWDEALFRTVTPPAHSLFADSAYLYLTVGIIGATIAPWMQFYLQSSIVEKGITERQYRAARIDVFVGSIFTDIVAAFIIMACAATLYVHGHHQISSAADAAEALRPFAGQWTFFLFAAGLFNASLFAACILPLSTAYTICEGLGFESGVDKGFREAPFFYWLYTVLIAAGAGVILWPGLPLLKVAVFSQVLNGILLPFVLFFMLRLINKPELMGSHTNSRLDNAVAWSTAVVMIVLSAAMLWTL